From one Trifolium pratense cultivar HEN17-A07 linkage group LG1, ARS_RC_1.1, whole genome shotgun sequence genomic stretch:
- the LOC123905141 gene encoding nuclear pore complex protein NUP214 isoform X2 — MSVVKIEELEGDIVPSIDHFFVKIGEPIPLNSNDSNFDLQTPTTQPIALSQRFRLTFLAHSSGFYVVKTKDLIDSAKGSGSAVEELSLVDVGIGRVRILALSTDNSTLAASVGGYIRFYSVDSFLNKEVKQSFSCLLNDSTFVKDMRWTTTSENSYVVLSNTGQLYHGGAGSPLKHVMDSVEAVDWCVKGTLVAVARKNVLSILSSNFEERVSISLPFRSWIGDSEANISVKVDSVKCVRPDSIIIGCFQLTEDGQEENYLIQVISSKHGEISDDCSELVVQSFYDNYPGMVDDIVSPGSGPYLLLAYLEECQLVINANMKNTDNHICLLGWLQDDDKGESAIVNKLEIDRLKWIPKIELQANEDDNLLLGLCIDKVSICQKVRVQVGAEEEETELSPYCVLMCLTLDGKLVMFHVASLAGNKVSPAVDSAAPAVGSAEHDEEDASIKLPVDGNSNFSFDLQKNEKELDQDVEVSENLKQKISENLKSKPFAEEMKPSLIYRKYPEVGSAANVQSLKSDVQQKVPGVDVKQVNDSQLRFPPSEQWRNLGQKTSALETSIGSFTVNRPSAAPGLSSYKIFQANTERTKELQNTNSSRDSQRDNHLLPSETLSFPKNSNVSSVSVSRNVNGTDHQNKNYTVGATNAHAANMPGIIGGKPLFVKDANVESPPIHSSGRPVQSSGQLPSIGAESSRLSLHGNSTTAKSSIQKCHPSDEQHVNSSKAAISSSDLSKQFGNINEMTKELDLLLKSIEEAGGFRDACTRSLQSSIGEVEQSMESLSKQCKIRTWQVDQHLEEVHYLLNKTIQVVARKVYVEDIYKQACDSRYWDLWNRQKLNSELELKRQHILNLNQLVELERHFNALELNKFSQYSGHHIGREASQNRYGPSRHIQSLHSLQNAIRSQLVAAENLSECLSKQMATLSLRSPSEEQKNVKELFETIGIPYDTSFGTPDTKGFMKTPSSKKLLFSDLTSNKDKSKRVQGSAVKNSEPEMARRRRDSLDQSWTRSEPPKTIIKRVLLQERQKPKWKESSFSKEKINSSMPVESAPHQMDARIPSASFLDSHLAIKDVSEHSKAFIQDGNLKAHTQVSDSKSRVLQKSNVSAVPERPAFHLSPAIVHGHSTETRDLAAEKSNFKKFDTSSNNESKPFSFMEMPQKFSISTRSTTETPLSVFKSSEMPITNSKMSSATSLTMGDKPSGAFTSESWKKNIPSSQSHSSSTSATSNIVGKVTEFNFKKSWPENNIPAVPNYSNSRESLSSSTSKTPSVSSASSSVSSIAVPPAAVPVTLSNTMTSSNISVDSTHMSTSSATDSLDLSNQVPKQTLSPSPNPPFLNSTLELPNSEIQPAAVPNLKTNSDAATKVATQLNEPLNGESEMKLGSSRNFGPTNEQPAGNTSSDINVVSVPQSQRPSDAPLQLSTSFLTCASVSSGKNGGLDVGLTQEDEMEEEAPETSNSTELSLGSLGGFGIGSTPNLSVPKSNPFGGSFNNVEPSSSSSTIALSVPSGELFRPASFTFPNSQSSAPTQSTNSGAFSGGFGVGAAVPTQAPNAFGQPAQIGSGQQVLGSVLGSFGQSRQLGSALPGTGFASPPGFGSGFAANNNTGGFSNAAVGGGFTGRTSAGGGFAAIASTGGGFASVTSTGSGFSGFASPAGGGFAGAAPAGGGFAGAAPAGGGFAAAATSTGGFAGAGSGGGFGAFSSQGSGGFSAFSNAGGRPELFTQMRK; from the exons ATGAGTGTCGTCAAGATCGAAGAGCTTGAAGGAGATATAGTTCCATCTATAGATCATTTCTTCGTCAAAATTGGCGAACCTATTCCTTTGAACTCCAACGATTCCAATTTCGATCTCCAAACTCCAACGACTCAACCTATCGCACTCTCTCAACGCTTTCGTCTCACTTTCCTTGCTCATTCTTCAG gTTTTTATGTTGTGAAGACCAAAGACCTTATTGATTCTGCTAAAGGTAGTGGCTCTGCTGTTGAAGAGTTGAGTCTTGTTGATGTTGGTATTGGCAGGGTTCGGATATTGGCTCTTTCTACGGATAATTCAACTCTCGCTGCTTCTGTTGGTGGCTATATACGGTTTTACTCTGTTGATAGCTTTCTTAATAAG GAAGTGAAGCAATCCTTTTCTTGTTTACTTAATGATTCGACCTTTGTCAAGGACATGCGATGGACAACAACATCTGAAAATTCCTATGTCGTTCTTTCAAATACCGGGCAACTATATCACGGTGGGGCTGGTTCTCCTCTTAAACATGTGATGGACAGTGTTGAAGCTG TTGATTGGTGCGTAAAAGGGACATTAGTTGCCGTGGCAAGAAAAAATGTTCTGAGCATTTTATCCTCGAACTTTGAAGAAAGGGTTTCAATTTCACTACCCTTCAGATCTTGGATTGGCGATTCTGAGGCAAATATCAGTGTAAAAG TTGATTCTGTCAAGTGTGTTCGACCTGATTCCATTATAATTGGATGCTTTCAACTTACTGAAGATGGCCAGGAGGAAAATTATCTTATCCAAGTTATTAGCAGCAAGCATGGCGAAATTTCTGAT GATTGTTCTGAATTAGTTGTCCAATCATTCTATGATAATTACCCAGGAATGGTTGATGATATTGTATCCCCTGGAAGTGGCCCCTACCTTTTATTGGCTTATTTAGAAGAATG CCAACTTGTAATCAATGCCAACATGAAGAATACAGATAATCACATTTGCTTGCTTGGTTGGTTGCAAGATGATGATAAGGGTGAATCTGCAATTGTTAATAAACTTGAAATTGACCGGTTAAAGTGGATTCCAAAAATTGAACTTCAAG CAAACGAGGATGATAATCTTCTCTTGGGGCTATGTATTGATAAAGTTTCAATATGTCAAAAAGTTAGAGTTCAAGTTGGTGCAGAGGAGGAAGAAACTGAGCTCTCACCTTATTGTGTCCTTATGTGTCTCACACTGGATGGAAAACTTGTTATGTTCCATGTTGCTAG TCTTGCAGGAAATAAAGTTTCACCTGCGGTTGATTCTGCTGCACCTGCGGTTGGTTCTGCTGAGCATGATGAGGAAGATGCTTCTATAAAGCTACCCGTGGATGGAAACtccaatttttcttttgacttgcagaaaaatgaaaaggaatTGGATCAG GATGTTGAGGTTAGTGAGAATCTAAAGCAAAAGATTAGTGAGAATCTGAAGTCCAAGCCTTTTGCTGAAGAAATGAAGCCTTCACTAATTTATCGCAAGTACCCTGAAGTAGGATCAGCGGCAAATGTACAGTCTTTGAAGTCTGATGTGCAGCAAAAAGTTCCAGGTGTAGATGTGAAGCAAGTTAATGATAGTCAACTTCGATTTCCTCCAAGTGAACAATGGAGAAACCTAGGTCAAAAGACTTCAGCACTTGAAACAAGTATAGGTTCTTTTACAGTAAACCGTCCTTCTGCTGCTCCTGGTTTGTCAAGTTATAAAATTTTTCAAGCTAATACTGAGAGGACCAAGGAGCTCCAGAATACAAATAGTTCACGAGACTCACAGAGAGATAATCATCTATTGCCTAGTGAAACACTTTCATTCCCAAAAAACTCTAATGTGTCTTCAGTTTCTGTATCAAGAAACGTTAACGGTACTgatcatcaaaataaaaattatactgTGGGTGCTACAAATGCTCATGCTGCAAATATGCCTGGTATCATTGGTGGAAAGCCTTTATTTGTAAAGGATGCGAATGTTGAATCACCTCCTATCCACTCTTCTGGTAGGCCAGTTCAGAGTAGTGGACAACTACCTTCCATAGGAGCAGAAAGTTCACGTTTGTCATTACATGGAAATTCTACAACTGCAAAGTCATCTATACAAAAATGTCATCCTTCTGATGAGCAGCATGTAAATTCATCCAAGGCTGCGATTTCAAGTTCTGATTTGTCAAAGCAGTTTGGAAAT ATTAATGAGATGACCAAAGAATTGGATCTGCTTTTGAAGTCAATAGAAGAGGCTGGAGGCTTTAGAGATGCTTGCACCAGGTCACTACAAAGTTCAATTGGTGAAGTGGAGCAAAGCATGGAATCTCTATCTAAACAATGCAAAATACGGACG TGGCAAGTGGATCAACATCTTGAGGAGGTTCATTATCTTCTTAACAAGACAATACAAG TTGTGGCAAGAAAAGTATACGTGGAAGACATATATAAGCAAGCTTGTGACAGCCGATATTGGGACCTATGGAATAGGCAAAAGTTGAATTCAGAACTAGAGCTAAAGCGGCAGCATATACTTAATTTGAATCAG TTAGTTGAATTGGAGAGACATTTCAATGCCCTTGAACTGAACAAATTCAGTCAATATAGTGGCCATCACATTGGTCGTGAAGCTTCTCAAAATAGATATGGACCTTCAAG ACACATACAGTCGTTGCATAGTTTACAGAATGCAATCAGGTCGCAACTTGTAGCTGCAGAGAATCTCTCGGAATGCCTTTCAAAACAAATGGCTACATTGAGTTTAAGGTCCCCATCTGAGGAACAAAAGAACGTGAAGGAACTCTTTGAAACAATAGGAATTCCCTATGACACTTCGTTTGGCACTCCAGACACGAAAGGTTTTATGAAGACTCCTTCTAGTAAGAAGCTCTTGTTTTCTGATTTGACtagtaataaagataaatctAAGAGAGTTCAAGGTAGTGCTGTGAAGAATTCCGAACCAGAAATGGCTAGGAGGAGGAGAGACTCACTTGACCAG AGTTGGACCCGTTCTGAACCTCCCAAAACTATCATCAAAAGGGTGTTGCTGCAAGAACGCCAGAAACCAAAGTGGAAAGAATCAtcattttcaaaagaaaaaatcaattctTCCATGCCAGTGGAATCTGCTCCTCATCAAATGGATGCTAGAATTCCCTCAG CAAGCTTTCTGGATTCCCATCTTGCAATTAAAGATGTGTCAGAACACTCAAAGGCATTTATACAGGATGGCAACCTCAAAGCACACACTCAAGTTTCAGATTCCAAGTCTCGTGTTTTGCAAAAAAGTAATGTCTCTGCAGTTCCCGAACGTCCTGCATTCCACTTGTCACCTGCAATCGTGCATGGTCATTCCACCGAAACGAGAGATTTGGCAGCTGAAAAatcgaattttaaaaaatttgatacaaGTTCGAATAATGAGAGCAAACCTTTTTCATTCATGGAAATGCCTCAAAAATTCTCAATCTCTACCCGTTCAACCACAGAAACACCTTTATCTGTGTTTAAATCGAGTGAAATGCCCATTACAAACAGTAAAATGAGTTCGGCTACAAGCTTAACGATGGGAGACAAACCTTCAGGTGCATTTACTTCTGAGTCTTGGAAAAAAAACATTCCATCCTCACAGTCACACTCGTCCTCTACTTCTGCCACTTCAAACATCGTTGGAAAAGTTACTGAGTTCAATTTTAAGAAAAGCTGGCCTGAAAATAATATTCCAGCAGTGCCCAATTATAGTAATTCTCGTGAATCTCTGTCTTCTTCTACTAGTAAAACACCATCGGTTTCTTCAGCATCATCATCTGTCTCGTCTATAGCTGTGCCTCCAGCAGCAGTGCCGGTGACATTAAGCAATACTATGACTAGTTCAAACATCAGTGTAGACTCTACTCACATGtcaacatcttcagcaacagATTCTCTTGACTTATCTAACCAGGTCCCTAAACAAACATTGTCTCCGTCACCTAATCCTCCGTTCCTGAACTCAACATTGGAGTTGCCCAACTCAGAGATTCAACCAGCTGCTGTACCTAATTTAAAGACTAATTCAGATGCTGCTACCAAAGTGGCCACTCAACTAAACGAACCTCTAAATGGTGAATCTGAAATGAAGCTTGGATCTTCAAGAAACTTCGGTCCTACTAATGAACAGCCTGCCGGCAATACAAGTTCTGACATCAACGTTGTCTCAGTTCCTCAATCACAACGGCCTTCAGATGCACCTCTGCAACTTTCAACTTCTTTTCTTACTTGTGCTAGCGTTTCAAGCGGGAAAAATGGGGGTTTGGATGTTGGACTTactcaagaggatgagatggaGGAAGAAGCTCCTGAGACAAGTAACTCAACAGAACTTAGTTTGGGAAGCCTTGGCGGGTTCGGGATTGGCTCAACCCCTAACCTATCAGTTCCTAAATCAAATCCATTTGGAGGTTCATTTAATAATGTAGAACCAAGTTCATCAAGCTCTACAATTGCATTATCAGTTCCCAGTGGAGAGTTGTTTCGACCAGCATCTTTTACATTCCCAAACTCCCAATCATCTGCACCAACTCAGTCAACAAATTCAGGTGCATTTTCTGGTGGCTTTGGTGTTGGGGCAGCTGTTCCTACACAAGCTCCAAATGCATTTGGGCAACCGGCACAAATTGGATCAGGACAGCAGGTTCTCGGTTCAGTACTTGGTAGTTTTGGACAATCAAGGCAACTTGGTAGTGCTCTACCTGGAACTGGTTTTGCATCTCCCCCCGGTTTTGGTAGTGGATTTGCTGCCAATAATAATACTGGTGGATTTTCAAATGCTGCTGTTGGTGGAGGGTTTACGGGCAGAACATCAGCAGGTGGAGGGTTTGCTGCCATAGCATCCACAGGTGGAGGGTTTGCAAGTGTTACATCCACTGGCAGCGGATTTTCTGGATTTGCTTCTCCTGCTGGTGGTGGTTTTGCCGGAGCTGCTCCCGCTGGTGGTGGTTTTGCCGGTGCTGCTCCTGCTGGTGGTGGttttgctgctgctgctacttcAACTGGTGGATTTGCCGGAGCTGGTTCTGGTGGTGGATTTGGAGCATTTAGCAGCCAAGGAAGTGGTGGTTTTTCAGCTTTTAGTAACGCTGGAGGTAGACCTGAGCTGTTCACGCAAATGAGGAAGTAA
- the LOC123905141 gene encoding nuclear pore complex protein NUP214 isoform X1: protein MSVVKIEELEGDIVPSIDHFFVKIGEPIPLNSNDSNFDLQTPTTQPIALSQRFRLTFLAHSSGFYVVKTKDLIDSAKGSGSAVEELSLVDVGIGRVRILALSTDNSTLAASVGGYIRFYSVDSFLNKEVKQSFSCLLNDSTFVKDMRWTTTSENSYVVLSNTGQLYHGGAGSPLKHVMDSVEAVDWCVKGTLVAVARKNVLSILSSNFEERVSISLPFRSWIGDSEANISVKVDSVKCVRPDSIIIGCFQLTEDGQEENYLIQVISSKHGEISDDCSELVVQSFYDNYPGMVDDIVSPGSGPYLLLAYLEECQLVINANMKNTDNHICLLGWLQDDDKGESAIVNKLEIDRLKWIPKIELQANEDDNLLLGLCIDKVSICQKVRVQVGAEEEETELSPYCVLMCLTLDGKLVMFHVASLAGNKVSPAVDSAAPAVGSAEHDEEDASIKLPVDGNSNFSFDLQKNEKELDQDVEVSENLKQKISENLKSKPFAEEMKPSLIYRKYPEVGSAANVQSLKSDVQQKVPGVDVKQVNDSQLRFPPSEQWRNLGQKTSALETSIGSFTVNRPSAAPGLSSYKIFQANTERTKELQNTNSSRDSQRDNHLLPSETLSFPKNSNVSSVSVSRNVNGTDHQNKNYTVGATNAHAANMPGIIGGKPLFVKDANVESPPIHSSGRPVQSSGQLPSIGAESSRLSLHGNSTTAKSSIQKCHPSDEQHVNSSKAAISSSDLSKQFGNINEMTKELDLLLKSIEEAGGFRDACTRSLQSSIGEVEQSMESLSKQCKIRTWQVDQHLEEVHYLLNKTIQVVARKVYVEDIYKQACDSRYWDLWNRQKLNSELELKRQHILNLNQDLTYQLVELERHFNALELNKFSQYSGHHIGREASQNRYGPSRHIQSLHSLQNAIRSQLVAAENLSECLSKQMATLSLRSPSEEQKNVKELFETIGIPYDTSFGTPDTKGFMKTPSSKKLLFSDLTSNKDKSKRVQGSAVKNSEPEMARRRRDSLDQSWTRSEPPKTIIKRVLLQERQKPKWKESSFSKEKINSSMPVESAPHQMDARIPSASFLDSHLAIKDVSEHSKAFIQDGNLKAHTQVSDSKSRVLQKSNVSAVPERPAFHLSPAIVHGHSTETRDLAAEKSNFKKFDTSSNNESKPFSFMEMPQKFSISTRSTTETPLSVFKSSEMPITNSKMSSATSLTMGDKPSGAFTSESWKKNIPSSQSHSSSTSATSNIVGKVTEFNFKKSWPENNIPAVPNYSNSRESLSSSTSKTPSVSSASSSVSSIAVPPAAVPVTLSNTMTSSNISVDSTHMSTSSATDSLDLSNQVPKQTLSPSPNPPFLNSTLELPNSEIQPAAVPNLKTNSDAATKVATQLNEPLNGESEMKLGSSRNFGPTNEQPAGNTSSDINVVSVPQSQRPSDAPLQLSTSFLTCASVSSGKNGGLDVGLTQEDEMEEEAPETSNSTELSLGSLGGFGIGSTPNLSVPKSNPFGGSFNNVEPSSSSSTIALSVPSGELFRPASFTFPNSQSSAPTQSTNSGAFSGGFGVGAAVPTQAPNAFGQPAQIGSGQQVLGSVLGSFGQSRQLGSALPGTGFASPPGFGSGFAANNNTGGFSNAAVGGGFTGRTSAGGGFAAIASTGGGFASVTSTGSGFSGFASPAGGGFAGAAPAGGGFAGAAPAGGGFAAAATSTGGFAGAGSGGGFGAFSSQGSGGFSAFSNAGGRPELFTQMRK, encoded by the exons ATGAGTGTCGTCAAGATCGAAGAGCTTGAAGGAGATATAGTTCCATCTATAGATCATTTCTTCGTCAAAATTGGCGAACCTATTCCTTTGAACTCCAACGATTCCAATTTCGATCTCCAAACTCCAACGACTCAACCTATCGCACTCTCTCAACGCTTTCGTCTCACTTTCCTTGCTCATTCTTCAG gTTTTTATGTTGTGAAGACCAAAGACCTTATTGATTCTGCTAAAGGTAGTGGCTCTGCTGTTGAAGAGTTGAGTCTTGTTGATGTTGGTATTGGCAGGGTTCGGATATTGGCTCTTTCTACGGATAATTCAACTCTCGCTGCTTCTGTTGGTGGCTATATACGGTTTTACTCTGTTGATAGCTTTCTTAATAAG GAAGTGAAGCAATCCTTTTCTTGTTTACTTAATGATTCGACCTTTGTCAAGGACATGCGATGGACAACAACATCTGAAAATTCCTATGTCGTTCTTTCAAATACCGGGCAACTATATCACGGTGGGGCTGGTTCTCCTCTTAAACATGTGATGGACAGTGTTGAAGCTG TTGATTGGTGCGTAAAAGGGACATTAGTTGCCGTGGCAAGAAAAAATGTTCTGAGCATTTTATCCTCGAACTTTGAAGAAAGGGTTTCAATTTCACTACCCTTCAGATCTTGGATTGGCGATTCTGAGGCAAATATCAGTGTAAAAG TTGATTCTGTCAAGTGTGTTCGACCTGATTCCATTATAATTGGATGCTTTCAACTTACTGAAGATGGCCAGGAGGAAAATTATCTTATCCAAGTTATTAGCAGCAAGCATGGCGAAATTTCTGAT GATTGTTCTGAATTAGTTGTCCAATCATTCTATGATAATTACCCAGGAATGGTTGATGATATTGTATCCCCTGGAAGTGGCCCCTACCTTTTATTGGCTTATTTAGAAGAATG CCAACTTGTAATCAATGCCAACATGAAGAATACAGATAATCACATTTGCTTGCTTGGTTGGTTGCAAGATGATGATAAGGGTGAATCTGCAATTGTTAATAAACTTGAAATTGACCGGTTAAAGTGGATTCCAAAAATTGAACTTCAAG CAAACGAGGATGATAATCTTCTCTTGGGGCTATGTATTGATAAAGTTTCAATATGTCAAAAAGTTAGAGTTCAAGTTGGTGCAGAGGAGGAAGAAACTGAGCTCTCACCTTATTGTGTCCTTATGTGTCTCACACTGGATGGAAAACTTGTTATGTTCCATGTTGCTAG TCTTGCAGGAAATAAAGTTTCACCTGCGGTTGATTCTGCTGCACCTGCGGTTGGTTCTGCTGAGCATGATGAGGAAGATGCTTCTATAAAGCTACCCGTGGATGGAAACtccaatttttcttttgacttgcagaaaaatgaaaaggaatTGGATCAG GATGTTGAGGTTAGTGAGAATCTAAAGCAAAAGATTAGTGAGAATCTGAAGTCCAAGCCTTTTGCTGAAGAAATGAAGCCTTCACTAATTTATCGCAAGTACCCTGAAGTAGGATCAGCGGCAAATGTACAGTCTTTGAAGTCTGATGTGCAGCAAAAAGTTCCAGGTGTAGATGTGAAGCAAGTTAATGATAGTCAACTTCGATTTCCTCCAAGTGAACAATGGAGAAACCTAGGTCAAAAGACTTCAGCACTTGAAACAAGTATAGGTTCTTTTACAGTAAACCGTCCTTCTGCTGCTCCTGGTTTGTCAAGTTATAAAATTTTTCAAGCTAATACTGAGAGGACCAAGGAGCTCCAGAATACAAATAGTTCACGAGACTCACAGAGAGATAATCATCTATTGCCTAGTGAAACACTTTCATTCCCAAAAAACTCTAATGTGTCTTCAGTTTCTGTATCAAGAAACGTTAACGGTACTgatcatcaaaataaaaattatactgTGGGTGCTACAAATGCTCATGCTGCAAATATGCCTGGTATCATTGGTGGAAAGCCTTTATTTGTAAAGGATGCGAATGTTGAATCACCTCCTATCCACTCTTCTGGTAGGCCAGTTCAGAGTAGTGGACAACTACCTTCCATAGGAGCAGAAAGTTCACGTTTGTCATTACATGGAAATTCTACAACTGCAAAGTCATCTATACAAAAATGTCATCCTTCTGATGAGCAGCATGTAAATTCATCCAAGGCTGCGATTTCAAGTTCTGATTTGTCAAAGCAGTTTGGAAAT ATTAATGAGATGACCAAAGAATTGGATCTGCTTTTGAAGTCAATAGAAGAGGCTGGAGGCTTTAGAGATGCTTGCACCAGGTCACTACAAAGTTCAATTGGTGAAGTGGAGCAAAGCATGGAATCTCTATCTAAACAATGCAAAATACGGACG TGGCAAGTGGATCAACATCTTGAGGAGGTTCATTATCTTCTTAACAAGACAATACAAG TTGTGGCAAGAAAAGTATACGTGGAAGACATATATAAGCAAGCTTGTGACAGCCGATATTGGGACCTATGGAATAGGCAAAAGTTGAATTCAGAACTAGAGCTAAAGCGGCAGCATATACTTAATTTGAATCAG GATTTAACTTATCAGTTAGTTGAATTGGAGAGACATTTCAATGCCCTTGAACTGAACAAATTCAGTCAATATAGTGGCCATCACATTGGTCGTGAAGCTTCTCAAAATAGATATGGACCTTCAAG ACACATACAGTCGTTGCATAGTTTACAGAATGCAATCAGGTCGCAACTTGTAGCTGCAGAGAATCTCTCGGAATGCCTTTCAAAACAAATGGCTACATTGAGTTTAAGGTCCCCATCTGAGGAACAAAAGAACGTGAAGGAACTCTTTGAAACAATAGGAATTCCCTATGACACTTCGTTTGGCACTCCAGACACGAAAGGTTTTATGAAGACTCCTTCTAGTAAGAAGCTCTTGTTTTCTGATTTGACtagtaataaagataaatctAAGAGAGTTCAAGGTAGTGCTGTGAAGAATTCCGAACCAGAAATGGCTAGGAGGAGGAGAGACTCACTTGACCAG AGTTGGACCCGTTCTGAACCTCCCAAAACTATCATCAAAAGGGTGTTGCTGCAAGAACGCCAGAAACCAAAGTGGAAAGAATCAtcattttcaaaagaaaaaatcaattctTCCATGCCAGTGGAATCTGCTCCTCATCAAATGGATGCTAGAATTCCCTCAG CAAGCTTTCTGGATTCCCATCTTGCAATTAAAGATGTGTCAGAACACTCAAAGGCATTTATACAGGATGGCAACCTCAAAGCACACACTCAAGTTTCAGATTCCAAGTCTCGTGTTTTGCAAAAAAGTAATGTCTCTGCAGTTCCCGAACGTCCTGCATTCCACTTGTCACCTGCAATCGTGCATGGTCATTCCACCGAAACGAGAGATTTGGCAGCTGAAAAatcgaattttaaaaaatttgatacaaGTTCGAATAATGAGAGCAAACCTTTTTCATTCATGGAAATGCCTCAAAAATTCTCAATCTCTACCCGTTCAACCACAGAAACACCTTTATCTGTGTTTAAATCGAGTGAAATGCCCATTACAAACAGTAAAATGAGTTCGGCTACAAGCTTAACGATGGGAGACAAACCTTCAGGTGCATTTACTTCTGAGTCTTGGAAAAAAAACATTCCATCCTCACAGTCACACTCGTCCTCTACTTCTGCCACTTCAAACATCGTTGGAAAAGTTACTGAGTTCAATTTTAAGAAAAGCTGGCCTGAAAATAATATTCCAGCAGTGCCCAATTATAGTAATTCTCGTGAATCTCTGTCTTCTTCTACTAGTAAAACACCATCGGTTTCTTCAGCATCATCATCTGTCTCGTCTATAGCTGTGCCTCCAGCAGCAGTGCCGGTGACATTAAGCAATACTATGACTAGTTCAAACATCAGTGTAGACTCTACTCACATGtcaacatcttcagcaacagATTCTCTTGACTTATCTAACCAGGTCCCTAAACAAACATTGTCTCCGTCACCTAATCCTCCGTTCCTGAACTCAACATTGGAGTTGCCCAACTCAGAGATTCAACCAGCTGCTGTACCTAATTTAAAGACTAATTCAGATGCTGCTACCAAAGTGGCCACTCAACTAAACGAACCTCTAAATGGTGAATCTGAAATGAAGCTTGGATCTTCAAGAAACTTCGGTCCTACTAATGAACAGCCTGCCGGCAATACAAGTTCTGACATCAACGTTGTCTCAGTTCCTCAATCACAACGGCCTTCAGATGCACCTCTGCAACTTTCAACTTCTTTTCTTACTTGTGCTAGCGTTTCAAGCGGGAAAAATGGGGGTTTGGATGTTGGACTTactcaagaggatgagatggaGGAAGAAGCTCCTGAGACAAGTAACTCAACAGAACTTAGTTTGGGAAGCCTTGGCGGGTTCGGGATTGGCTCAACCCCTAACCTATCAGTTCCTAAATCAAATCCATTTGGAGGTTCATTTAATAATGTAGAACCAAGTTCATCAAGCTCTACAATTGCATTATCAGTTCCCAGTGGAGAGTTGTTTCGACCAGCATCTTTTACATTCCCAAACTCCCAATCATCTGCACCAACTCAGTCAACAAATTCAGGTGCATTTTCTGGTGGCTTTGGTGTTGGGGCAGCTGTTCCTACACAAGCTCCAAATGCATTTGGGCAACCGGCACAAATTGGATCAGGACAGCAGGTTCTCGGTTCAGTACTTGGTAGTTTTGGACAATCAAGGCAACTTGGTAGTGCTCTACCTGGAACTGGTTTTGCATCTCCCCCCGGTTTTGGTAGTGGATTTGCTGCCAATAATAATACTGGTGGATTTTCAAATGCTGCTGTTGGTGGAGGGTTTACGGGCAGAACATCAGCAGGTGGAGGGTTTGCTGCCATAGCATCCACAGGTGGAGGGTTTGCAAGTGTTACATCCACTGGCAGCGGATTTTCTGGATTTGCTTCTCCTGCTGGTGGTGGTTTTGCCGGAGCTGCTCCCGCTGGTGGTGGTTTTGCCGGTGCTGCTCCTGCTGGTGGTGGttttgctgctgctgctacttcAACTGGTGGATTTGCCGGAGCTGGTTCTGGTGGTGGATTTGGAGCATTTAGCAGCCAAGGAAGTGGTGGTTTTTCAGCTTTTAGTAACGCTGGAGGTAGACCTGAGCTGTTCACGCAAATGAGGAAGTAA